One genomic window of Ctenopharyngodon idella isolate HZGC_01 chromosome 18, HZGC01, whole genome shotgun sequence includes the following:
- the LOC127500293 gene encoding extracellular calcium-sensing receptor-like, producing MIQYANPKAFKVSIKGDTFPVMPQRFPICIHISMAKRTVSLLLVLLHGICVIASAQVCRLLGQPALPLLSAERDINIGAIFTIHRNALLKMHPFTSKPEPIKCISLNLREFKFAQTLIFAIEEINNSTQLLPGVSLGYKIYDSCGSIAHAVLSGMALMNGYEETLSDTSCFRPPAVHAIIGESTSSPTIGLASVAGPFSLPVISHFATCACLSNRKKYPTFFRTIPSDYYQSRALAQLVKHFGWTWVGTVRSRSDYGNNGIVAFEEAAKQEGICIEYSEAIFRTDPEEQILKTLEVIKKGTARVVLAFIALGDFVPLVKVIAQHNITGLQWVGSESWITSRTLAETKEYSFLSGAVGFAVANAKLVGLREFLVNVHPDQEPNNELLKEFWETAFQCSFMSSGGCTGSERLAEQQNEYTDVSELRIANKVYTAVYSVAHALHNVLKDLKSSTINSKREWPTTQKVLEYMRDVRFTVKTGEEIFFDANGDPVARYDLVNWQPAEDGSLQFRHVGSFESSLPSEQYQHLQVNKEHMLWAGNSGQLPVSMCSESCPPGTRKAVQKGRPVCCYDCIPCAEGEISNGTDSSDCFPCDLEYWSNESKDRCVLKVVEFLSYTEIMGMVLCIFSFTGVLLTAFVSFLFYLHKETPIVRANNSELSFLLLFSLTLCFLCSLTFIGRPTEWSCMLRHTAFGITFVLCISCVLGKTIVVLMAFRATLPGRNIMKWFGPAQQRLSVVCLTLIQVIICVLWLTISPPFPYMNSSYYREKIILECNLGSALGFWAVLGYTGLLSVLCFVLAFLARKLPDNFNEAKFITFSMLIFCAVWLTFIPAYVSSPGKFTVAVQIFAILASSCGLLFCIFAPKCYIILLKPEKNTKKQMMGKSSSKVL from the exons atgattcaatatGCCAACCCCAAAGCATTCAAAGTCTCAATAAAAGGTGACACTTTCCCTGTAATGCCTCAGAGGTTCCCAATCTGCATACATATTAGCATGGCAAAGAGGACTGTGTCTCTGCTGCTAGTGCTGCTACATGGGATCTGTGTAATAGCTTCAGCACAGGTCTGCAGACTGCTTGGTCAGCCTGCCCTTCCTCTACTCTCTGCAGAAAGAGACATCAACATTGGAGCGATTTTCACAATCCACAGAAATGCTCTTCTAAAGATGCATCCTTTCACTTCCAAACCAGAGCCAATAAAATGCATCAG CTTGAACTTGCGTGAATTCAAATTTGCTCAGACACTGATTTTTGCTATTGAGGAGATTAATAACAGCACACAACTGTTGCCTGGTGTTTCTTTGGGATATAAGATATACGACTCCTGTGGCTCTATAGCTCATGCTGTCCTCTCAGGCATGGCATTGATGAACGGTTATGAAGAAACTTTGAGTGACACATCCTGCTTTAGACCACCAGCTGTTCATGCCATTATTGGAGAGTCAACATCCTCTCCCACCATTGGATTGGCATCTGTCGCTGGCCCATTCAGCTTACCTGTT atcaGTCATTTTGCCACATGTGCATGTCTGAGTAACAGAAAAAAGTATCCAACCTTCTTCAGAACAATACCCAGTGATTATTACCAAAGTAGAGCACTGGCTCAGCTTGTCAAGCACTTTGGCTGGACTTGGGTTGGGACTGTCAGGAGTCGCAGTGACTATGGCAATAATGGTATTGTAGCATTTGAGGAGGCTGCAAAACAAGAGGGGATTTGTATTGAATACTCAGAGGCCATATTTCGAACTGATCCAGAAGAGCAGATTCTGAAGACACTGGAAGTAATAAAAAAGGGCACTGCCAGAGTGGTGCTGGCTTTTATTGCACTAGGAGATTTTGTCCCCCTTGTGAAAGTAATTGCGCAACATAACATCACAGGGTTGCAGTGGGTTGGCAGTGAATCCTGGATCACTTCTCGAACTCTTGCAGAAACAAAGGAATACAGTTTCCTTTCTGGAGCTGTGGGCTTTGCTGTAGCAAATGCCAAACTTGTGGGCCTGCGAGAGTTCCTAGTGAATGTGCACCCCGATCAAGAACCAAACAATGAACTGTTAAAAGAATTCTGGGAAACAGCTTTTCAGTGCTCTTTCATGAGCAGTGGCGGTTGTACTGGCTCAGAGAGACTGGCTGAGCAGCAAAATGAATATACTGATGTATCAGAGCTACGAATAGCAAATAAAGTGTACACTGCAGTGTATTCTGTCGCTCATGCACTACATAACGTATTAAAAGACTTAAAATCCTCCACCATCAACAGCAAAAGGGAATGGCCCACAACACAAAAG GTGTTGGAGTATATGAGAGATGTGAGATTCACTGTTAAAACAGGTGAAGAAATTTTCTTTGATGCAAATGGTGATCCAGTGGCGAGATATGACCTGGTGAACTGGCAGCCTGCTGAGGATGGAAGTCTACAGTTTAGACATGTGGGATCTTTTGAAAGTTCACTGCCTTCAGAGCAATATCAACATCTTCAAGTTAATAAGGAACACATGTTATGGGCAGGGAACAGTGGACAG TTGCCTGTGTCCATGTGCAGTGAGAGCTGCCCTCCAGGCACTAGGAAAGCTGTGCAAAAAGGACGACCTGTTTGCTGTTATGACTGCATTCCATGTGCAGAGGGAGAAATCAGTAATGGCACAG ATTCTAGTGACTGCTTTCCTTGTGATTTGGAGTACTGGTCGAATGAAAGCAAAGACAGATGTGTATTAAAAGTGGTTGAATTCCTTTCCTATACAGAAATCATGGGGATGGTGCTTTGTATTTTCTCCTTCACTGGGGTGTTATTAACAGCATTTGtgtcttttctgttttatcttcaTAAAGAAACACCTATTGTCAGAGCCAACAACTCAGAGCTGAGCTTCCTGCTGCTCTTTTCATTGACTCTGTGTTTCCTCTGTTCACTTACTTTCATTGGTCGGCCCACTGAGTGGTCCTGTATGTTGCGTCACACAGCATTTGGGATCACATTTGTCCTCTGTATCTCCTGTGTTCTGGGCAAAACAATAGTTGTGTTAATGGCCTTCAGGGCTACACTTCCAGGAAGAAATATCATGAAATGGTTTGGACCTGCACAACAACGACTTAGTGttgtttgtttaacattaataCAGGTGATTATATGTGTACTTTGGTTAACAATATCCCCTCCTTTTCCATATATGAACTCGAGCTATTACAGAGAAAAGATCATCCTTGAATGTAACTTAGGTTCAGCTCTAGGTTTCTGGGCTGTTCTGGGTTATACTGGCCTGCTATCAgtcttgtgttttgttttagctTTTCTGGCTCGGAAGCTCCCTGATAACTTCAATGAAGCCAAGTTCATCACATTCAGTATGCTTATATTTTGTGCTGTCTGGCTCACATTTATCCCAGCTTATGTCAGTTCTCCTGGAAAATTTACTGTAGCTGTGCAGATATTTGCTATTTTAGCATCAAGTTGTGgtttattattttgcatatttgctCCCAAATGTTACATAATTTTGCTAAAACCAGAGAAGaacacaaagaaacaaatgaTGGGTAAATCTTCATCTAAAGTGCTTTGA